From the Exiguobacterium marinum DSM 16307 genome, the window CAGCGTGAAGAGTTGAAGCAAAAGACACATATCGTCGTCGGTACGCCAGGACGCTTCATGGACCACATCGAGCGCGAAACCCTCTCACTCGACCGTATCGAATACTTGATCATCGATGAAGCGGATGAGATGCTCAACCGTGGCTTCCTCGCTGACGTCGAGAAGATTCTTCAGCAGTTGCCAAACGAACGCGTGACGATGGTCTTCTCTGCGACGTTCCCACAAGATATCGAACGCCTCTGTCAGAAGCATATGAATGCTCCTGCGCGTGTCGCCATCGAATCGACAGGTATGACGGCTTCGACAATCGAACACCGTCTCCTCCCGGTTCATCGGAATGAGAAACTTGCTGTGCTTCAAGACATCACGGTCGTCGAGAACCCGGACAGCTGTATGATTTTCTGTCGAACGAAAGAGAACGTCGATACGGTGTACGCTGAGCTCGACAAAGCCGGTTACTCGGCTGAACGTCTCCACGGTGGACTCGAGCAAGAAGATCGCTTCGCCGTCATGAACGGATTCAAGATGGGCAACTTCCGTTACCTCGTGGCGACAGACGTCGCAGCGCGCGGAATCGATGTCGATAACGTCGAGCTCGTCGTCAACTATGACGTTCCTGTCGAAAAAGAAAGCTACGTGCACCGTACCGGTCGTACCGGTCGTGCCGGCAAACAAGGGACGGCCATCACACTCATGACCCGTCAGGAAGAGCGCCTCATCGGAGCCATCGAATCTTACGTTCAATTCGAGATTCCGATGATCGATGCTCCGACAGAAGCGGAAGTCGCGGCTAACCAAGATGCCTTTGAGCAAAAGTTGAGCGGACGACGCGTCGTTCGCAACAACAAGACGGCTCGCATCAATCAAGACATCATGAAGCTCCATTTCAGTGGCGGGAAGAAGAAAAAACTTCGTGCCGTCGACTTCGTTGGAACGATTGCAAAAATCCCTGGAGTATCCGCTGACGACATCGGAATCATCACGATCAACGACCAGATGACGTACGTCGATATCCTCAACGGAAAAGGTTCGATCGTCCTTCAGGCGATGGAAACGACGCCAATCAAAGGGAAGAAACTTAAAGTAAGCAAAGCTCATAAATAATGCATACCCAGCCTCAAAGATGATGTTCGTCTTTGAGGCTTTTTCGTTATTCGACAAACATCGAAAGCGCTTTCGATAAACGGTAAAAAAATATAGTTTTTAGAAAACGTTTTCATCTGCATCATACCTGTATCAAAGATTGAATTCAACCTTCCTCACTTGATTGTCAAAAAAGAGCCCAAGGTTTAAGCCTTGGACCCTTCACTTGAATCGAAAATCTTGAACGTTCCCTGTGAATCCCGAGATCGACACGTCATTCTTTTCATCGACGCGATAGTAGTATTCTGCGTTCGGTTCATTTGTAAATGTGACGTAGATCGTATACGGATTCGTGTGTTCGAAACCATCCGCGCGAAACGGGATTGTTCTTATGCTGTATGTTTCGTCCGGATACTGCTCAGCGAGATACATGTCAACGAGGTGCTTGTCTTCTGCGACCCGCTCCGCTATAAGAACAGGGCGTGAAAAATAGAACGTACCGTACGTCATAACAATCAGCAATGCAACGCCAACCATACCGAGTCTCCATTTTCCACGCAATGCTAGCGCAAGTAATAGTGGGATGGCAAGCAGGATGAAAAATGCAACATGTTCAATCAACTCGATCGGATGCATCGATTTTCCCCCAATCAGTCTAGTGACTCTTCAGAGATGAGCTTGAATCCTTCGATCTCTGTCTCCTCTTCTACTTCGATTAAGAGACATGGTTTTCCTTTATAATTCACTTGCTTCACGTATTTCAAGTCTTGAGGACTGACCGAGATATTGGCGACTTTCGTATTGATTTTGATTGATTTCGACGTATATTTCGGAACGACACTCGTCGCTTTCATCTCATATTTCGTGTCGTCGACGACTTGTTTGAACGCCTGTTCGACCTTCTCCGTCGTCACATCTTCCACACCGCTCGCCCGTAAGACGACCTCGACCGCACGGGAGTCGAGCATCGCTACCCTCTCTTCTTCCTGTTCGTTCTCTTCTTCGGCGACAATGATTTGATTGATCTCATCGTAAACGGTCGCGAGTGTCCGGGAATTGACTTCTTCCCCGATGACAGCTTTAACCACTTCTTCGAAGACCGCCTTCTCTTCCACTGCCGTGACGATTTCCGAACCGTTCAACACGTTCTCGATGAACGTCATATCCGGTTGATGCGCTTTATGCGCCGAGTAAAGCACATGGTTCACATCGGCCGCGTTATCCGTGAAACACGGGAATAAGAATCCACCGATTGGCGCCTCGAGTTTGATGATCGGATTTACAATCAAGCTGGCTTTGAATTCCCGCTCGACGAAGTCGAAGACGAGTGATTTTTTCGGAAGTTCTGTCGGACTGATGCTACCGAGGATGAACTTCGTCGTATACACTTCATCGTTCGCGTGAATCTCAGACTCTTCAGAATATCGGTTCGTCGGCTTATTGTAATTCCCCCGAATGAACGTCACGACCATATCTTTCTCAAACGGCGTGTCTTTCACCATCTTCAACGCGACGCGCTGCATATAGTCCGTCCAGACGTCGGTCTCTTCCGTACGGAGTCCTTCATAGAGCAACCCTTGCGTATGGTCGACTTGACCTTCCTCCGGATATTGGAACTTCACTTCGAACAACTTTTCATCTAGCTTCCCGCCGAGCACTTTTTTGAAGTTCGTCAAAAACAGTTCCTGCTGTTCTTCTTCTAAGAACGGGAACGGACGCAACTCTTCGTAGTAAATCTCATTCGTTTCCTGTCGGATGTAAATCGTATATAGATCAGCAATCTTAAGTTTGGTCGCATTCACTTTGAACTGCCGGCGAATCGCCGCAATCTCTTTCTTGTTCATTCCATCCACCTCTTCTTTTCTCTCCATCCATGTCACCCATTATACCAGTCCTGATCGGTTACTAGTTCCAAAGAAATAATAGGAGGCTGAACAGTCACTCAGATGCTCATGAATATTCACGAATGGGGCAATTTTTATAAATGTGCCCCTTTCTGGGTTCAGTTCAATTCGAGTGAAAGACTCCTTCTTTTACTTTTTCATCTAAAAAAGCATCTCAGAAGAGACGCTTTCAATGGCTATATGGTCTGATATTTTATTAACACGTCTTTCGGGATGTGACAATAATCGTCCGGGCAACGCGTCAGACGGTCCTGATGTTCGTCCGCACTTCGCACATAGTTCGTGAGCGGCTTGACTTCAACAGCAATCCGCTTCGCATCCGAGCGTCGATCAATGAACGCTTGCGCCTCCATCAAATGTCGTGGGTCCTCACTGTAGACGCCCGTTCGATACTTCTCCCCGACATCAATCCCTTGTTGGTTGACACTGTATGGGTCGATGATTTCGAACAAGTAATGCATCAAATCCTCGACCGTCACTACGTCCGGATCGAACGTTGTTTTGACACACTCCGCGTAACCGTCATACTCTCCGTCTAACGTATCGGTCGTACCGTTCGCGCGTCCTGCTTCAGTTGAAAGGACGCCGGGTAACGTCTTCACGAATTCTTGAACGCCCCATAGACATCCTCCGGCTAAATAGATCGTTTCGATTGGAATCACTCCCCGTCTATTTGAATCTTTTCTAAAGCATACACGTAATGATGAGAGAAGGGAGAGATTTGATTGAATAAACAACGTTTCTTCATCACACTAGTCAGTTCTATTATCATCTTTTCAGCAGTTACATTTACTGCCCTTAACGACTTTTCTCTATTCATCGAAATGGTGATCATCTTTTTATCTGTCGTCATCGGTCAAGCGATAGCCATCCCACTATTTCGACGCTTTTCAGAACAACGAGTATCGAACAAAATCGTTTTCGTTACGTTTCTGTCGTTGCTAGTAGTATTTTGGTCGTTCGCAAGCATTCTTTTTGATTGAATATCGCGTCATTCTCCTTCAATATACCCCAGTCGCTTCAAATCTTCATAAACGAGTGAAGACAACAGCGTGCGCCCATCACCGTTCAAATGGTCAGGGTTATGGAAGAACGACTGCTCATAAATGAATCGTTCATCCCCCATATAATTGAGGAACGGGACATCTAAATCCAGCTTCTCTAAATGCTGAAACACGAGGCGCTCCATGACTTCTTCATCAAAATACGTATGGTATGACGCGTGGACCGGCTCCATCGCCAAGACGACACGATACCCTTGTTGTTTACAGTAATCGATGATGTCTTGTAAATGTGCCATGTTTTTTTCAATCTCATGATTGTTCACAGCGTTCTCATATTGAGCGGCCACTTCCTCATACTTACGCTCTGAGTAGTTCAGTCCACCATTCTCCCATGGCTTATGCGCATCAAAGCGAAAATCTCGGATTTCCCGGGAAATGGCGGCATAGGCACTTCCGCTGTTCAATGCTGGGAACTGTTCATGCGTATAATATTGAAACAGACTGGCCGACTCGATATCTTCCCGTTCCAATACACGGTAGTAGATTTCCTTCCGTCCGACGTCCGAGTTGCTGAAGGTGATTTGAGATAAGGACACGATCACGACCCCACCTGGCTTCAGGTGCTCATCGTATTCTTTTAACATCTTCAAGTCATATTCAATCGGTTGACTCGGTAACGCCAAATCGAGATGCGACAATCCGGTCGGTTTAAAATAATACCCGTACATCGCGTGGGACGTCCCCAAATTGATGATGTCGACAGGATGAGGGTCTTCCTTGAAGGCAAGGACTGCCCGATTGTTATTATATTCCCACGAATCTTTCACAAACTCGTTAACGGGAATGAAGATGGCGATCATGACGAGTAACACAACGACGATTTTAATTCCTAAACGCTTCATGCTAATTCCTTTCCGTGCATCTTAAAACCCACCGTATACAAATCCTTGACTCGACACACCAAACAAGAAGGCTGAGACAATCAAGAACAAGTTGATGGCCACGCTCGTCACGGCAGACTGACGTGCCATCCAATCCCAAGTCGAACCTTTCGTCCGTTCGATATGTTGGAACAGGTGAACGACGACAAAGACGACGAGGAAGATGATCAAATCGAGTAACGAGAACATTTGAATCGCCTGAATCATGCCTGACGGTGCCCATGAAGAAGGCGTCACGTACAGTTTGGCATGAGAGAACGCTTCTGCCATCGAGTGCGACTGAAAGAAGACACGTGAGAAACAGACGAGCTGGAACGTGATGGCGATTTTCCACCACCGATGCAGTGCCGGCACGCGGTCAAATCCGACCCATGACGCCATTTTTTCACGTTGCTGTTTCGTATGGTCTCCGAAGACGCGATAGATTCCATGAATGAGTCCCCATAAGACGAAGTTCCATGCGGCTCCGTGCCAAATCCCACTAACTAAAAACGTCGCAAGGATGGCACCATAAATCTGTTCACGTTTTTTCTTTCCTTTCGCGAGTGGCATGAAGATATAATCCCGTAGCCACATCGAAAGCGTGATATGCCAGCGGTTCCAGAAGTCGGCGATCGATACGGCGAAGTGTGGCTGCTTGAAGTTTTCCGATAAGCGAATCCCGAGTAAGCGTGCACAGCCGATGGCGATGTCACTGCATGCCGAGAAGTCGGCGAACAGTTGAATCGAGAACAACATCGTCGCGAGCACAATCTCCGAACCAGTCGGGTCCGGGCTATTGAACACACTTGCGACAATCGGGGCCAATCGGTCAGCGATCAACGTCTTCTTGAAGAATCCCCAAATGATGCGCTGAATCCCATAGCTGATATTGTCGTAGTCGAGATGTTGCTCCGTCTTCAGTTGCGGAAGCAGCTTTTTCGCCCTCTCAATCGGACCCGCCACGAGTTGCGGGAAGAAGGCAAAATAGACCGAGAAATAGCCGTAATGACGCTCTGCTTTTTGCTTCCCTCGCGAGACGTCCACGACGTAACTGATGGCCTGGAACGTATAAAAGGAAATCGCCAATGGTAAGACGACCTCTTTATACGGGACGTCATAATCGAATCCGCTCCATGCGGCGAACGAACGGAGCGAGTCATTGACGAAATTAAAATATTTGAACCAGCCGAGGAAGAATACGAGAACCGAGACACCGACCCACATGAGTCGTTTCTTCTGCCCTTTCTTTTCCTGCTTCTCAATCAAAATCCCGATGACGTACGTGAAGGCCGTACTGATCAACAGTAGCGGGATGAATTGAACGCTCAACGTGGCGTAAAAGACATAGCTCGCCAACAAAAGGAGCACCCAACGGTATCGATGTGGAACCATATAGTACGTTCCAACGATGAGTGTTAAAAATAAGAGGAATTCAATCGAAATAAAAGTCATATTTACCACCTGATGCTATGAAACTTGATGATGTACCGATTCCTGACAATCAGGTGGTCACAAGTTCTCGCTTCGGTAACGCGGCATAACGAATCTTTCCGAACGCATTACGCGGAATCTCGTCAATCTGCATCACCCGAACACCTTTCACCTTGATTTGTTCTTTCATGATTTTTTTTATATGCGTAACGTCGTCCTGTAACGTATACACATATAGTCGGTCGTCTTCCCCGGCACAGACGCAATCATGTCCATGCTCTCGAAGGAGCGCCTCGACTTCGTCTAGGCTGATTCGACTGCCATACAGTTTGATCATGCGCTTGATTCGGCCGACGATGAAGAAATATCCATCCTCGTCGCGATACGCCATGTCACCTGTTCGTAAAACACCGTGATTGTCATCACCTTTTGAAAGGTCCGCTAACGAGGTCGCATACCCAAACGACACGTTGTCGCCTTGATACACCAATTCGCCCGTCACGTTCGCCTCTTTGATGTCATTTCCGGCTTCGTCACGCAACGTGAGCGTTCCACCAGGGATGGCAATTCCGATGCTACCGGCTTTTTTCGCATGCATCCGATCCGGTAAATACGACATCCGGGCCGTCGCCTCCGTCTGACCGTACATGATGAAAAATTGAATCCCTTTTTCTTCACATACTGTTGAGAAGTGCTGCGCAAGCTTCGGATCTAACTTGCCACCGGCTTGCGTCAACTTCTTCAGACTTGGGAGGTCGTACGTCTCAAACTTCAATCGTTTCAACATCTCATAATGAAACGGGACCCCACCAAACGTCGTCGCCTGCTCGGCACGACACAGCTCCCAAAACTCCTTTTGAACGATCGAGCGGTCTGTCAGGATGAGGGCCGCCCCTTTCAACAGATGACTGTTGATGATGGAGAGTCCATACGAATAGTTCATCGGCAGCGTCGTGATTGGTTTATCCGTTTGATCGATGTCGAGATAGTCGATGATCGATGTGGCGTTAGCTGATAGATTGTTATACGTGAGGCGTACAAGTTTTGGACTTCCAGTACTACCTGATGTCGTCAACAGAAGGGCCAGCTCTTCATGAAGTTCGTGGTGAACCGATGTTTCGGTTTCAAATAAGGCGTAGCCACCATAGCCATAGAAGGAATCCAACGAGTTCGCCAAATCCTCCCTCGTCTCAGGAGCCCAGACATGAGTCGGTTGATACCGTTCCATCAACTTCTGTAATTGTTCTACTGGAATATCTGCATCGAGTAAGACCGGGACGACCCGTCCACGGAGAAAGCCGACATATCCGAAGAGCGACTCGACTCGGTTGGCACATAAACAGAAGACGAGTGACCGTTCGCCGACTTCCTGACAAATCGAGTCCCCGACTTCCAACATCTCTTTGTACGAATAAGAGCGGTCTGCATAGACCGCCTCACGATCGGTGTACTGCTCGAGTGTTTGAAAAAGCGTCATGACTGGATGTCCACACCGAGACGCTGCAGCAACGCGATACCAGACTGATACGAATGGAACTCTGTCATTTCATCCGAGTCGATATAGACGTCAAACGCATCCTCGATTTCGGCGATGAGGGTCATGTGTCCAATCGAATCCCATTCCGTCGATTCTCCGAGCTTCATGTCCTCGAGAATCACATCGTCCTCTAATTCCAATCCGTTTTTAAATGCCATGTTATATGCTTCAAGCGTGCTCATTGTATTCATCCTTTCACGTTCACTCCAACTTATTCGATTCCATCTATTATTATTGACTGATAATGATAATCATTTGCCTTGTGATTCTATCACAATTTTTCGAAATCCTCAATTCTTCATAGGAGATAAAGCTTGAAGTTAAGCGATTTTTTGCATGAAAAAGACCACATCGTTATGATGCAGTCTCAGGAAATGATAAAACATATTCGAGTTGTAAGTCGAGTGGTTCTTCTTCGTACACTTCTGACACAATCTCTTCGGCTAATGTGCATCCCATCGTTTTATAAAAATGATACGTATCAATAGCCGGATTCGCACCGATGTATAACTTTTTCGCGCCTCGTTCGACCGCTGCCTGGCAAACTTGTTCAAACAGTACTTTCCCAAGCCCATGTCCGCGATTAGGACGACTCACATGAATGAAACCGAGGTTCAGATATTGTCCCTCTTTTCCGAGCGGTCGTCCATTTAGTCCGGCAAAACCGAGTAGCGTCTCGCCTTTTTGGATTGCCACAACAACACCGCCACGGTCGATGTAGTAGTTGAGAATCTCAATGACCTGTTGTTTTTTCGCATCATCCCATTCATCGATGTAATGCTCGTCTTTTTGATAAAGCTCACCATTTGAATCTGCGGCATAGATGCGATGAGTTTCCTGAAAGCGTTCGAAGGTGTTTAAAAAGTCTTGATTTATTCTTTTTGTAAGAAGATTGATGGTGTGGTTCATAAAGCGCTCCTATGTTTTGATTCGTTATTTGTGAAACTGAATATGTGAATCCTGCGTCAATTCCGAGCAAACTTTAAACAACGTTTACCGAATAAACTCTTTAAAAATCTCACTTAACTCTTGTGGAGTTTCTTTCATGCCGGTCTTCATCCACCTTTTCATAATGCTTGCCAATGAATCCGCGTATACCGCATTCGCATATGCTTCCGCTTTTTCAGATACATTACAATTCTCATAAATTTGAAAATCTGTACAGAGTAAATCGAAATGCTCCTCAAAGCGATTCAAAATCGGAAGTAAATCATTTTCTTTTAGAAGATTCAAAAATTCAAGATTGTCACTCCATATCTCAAAATACAACGTATCGAAATCAAGTTGCTCTTGTTTTGCTTCTGTTGATGCAAGTTGGATCCTCTTCCGAAATATTTGATACATATGATAGGTTAGTACATCTTCTTTCGTATCAAAGTGAGCATAAAATGTATTTCGCGCCAATCCCGCAGTTTTAGTAAGTTCTGATATGGTGATACTCGTAAAGCTCGTTCGACGCATTAATTCCAACATAGTATCCACTAAAAGATTGATTGATCTCTTAGAATTCGTATTTATTGGTTGTTGTTTTAGCATAAGTACTCCTTAATTTGTACAAAATGAGAGTTTTGTATAAATACCTCTATACTTATTGACGCAGTGTCTACACGAGCATTATATTGCAGATATATAAATTGAGCAATTGTTCAAATTATGACATATGCTCAATTTTAAATTTGTCCAGGATCTAATCACACTAGGAGGACCACCTATGAAAACAACGATTATTCTTGCTCATCCATGGCATGGTAGTTTCAATAAATCTATTATGGACACAACAATTGAACAATTAGTCCATAGGAAAAAAGATTATCAAATCATTGACTTAAATAAGGATCAATTCAATCCTGTATTAAGTGAATCTGATTTATCTCTTTATTCGAAAGGTCAATCCCGAGATCCCTTAGTGAACCAATATCAGAAGATGCTAAGCGACAGTGATGAATTAGTTTTTATCTTCCCTGTTTGGTGGTTTGATGTTCCAGCTATTTTAAAAGGTTTTTTTGACAAGGTCATGTTGAAAAACTTTGCCTATGTAGAGGAATCTACTGGATTGAAAGGATTACTCACCCATATTAAAAAAACCACTGTCATTTCCACTTCGGAAGTGCCCACGTGGTATTTAAGATATCTGGCCGGGAACCCGATTGAGGGGACCCTTATTCGTAGAACATTCAAAGGGATTGGACTTAAAAATGTGAAATGGTTGAATAGTTCGTTTACGAGTAGTGGGAAAGATCATCGAAGAAAAAGATTTTTAGATAAAGTAGCGAAGCGTATGTCAGTGTAATTCACAGTGCATCATTTACTTTTATGATTCATCAATCATCCGTGACCTCAAATTTTCTTATTAATACTTAGATTAACAACATAAATTTGAGGTTCAACTTAGATGAATTGAATTACAATCGCAACTTTTCTCGCTGTTGTCAGCTTTATTCATTTCATGCAGAGAACAAAGCGTTTGTTAGTTCTCGAGCTTCAGAAATCTCACTCATTTATGATACGGTTCATTCCGATTGATTCGATACGCCCGATATATCTGCTCACACAATACGAGCTTCATGAGTTGATGGGGGAATGTCATTTTCGAGAACGAGATCGTATCGTTCGCTCGTTTCATTACATCATCGGATAATCCTAGTGATCCTCCGATGACGAAGGCGATTTTACTCTTTCCATACGTCGCGAGTTGATCGAGTTCACGGGCGAACTCTTCACTCGTTCGCTGCTTTCCTTGAATCGCCAAGGCGATGACGTGCGTATCTGGGGATATCTTCGCCAAAATGCGCTCGCCTTCTTTTTGTTTTACTAGTAACATATCTGCCTCACTCAAATGCTCGGGTGCTTTTTCGTCTGACACCTCGATTTCCTGCACTTTTGCATAGGTGGAAAGCCGCTTTGTGTACTCAGCAATTCCTTGTTTTAAATATTTTTCTTTCAGTTTGCCGACCGTGATAATTGAAATATTCATCCAATTCTTCCTTTTTCCACAGTTTTTTTGGAGTTATCCATAGGGTTATCCACAGAGTTATCCACAAATCCACATGTTGATAATTAGTTTTTGCTTGACACAACATATGTTGCATCGGCATCACAGAACTCACATGCCACTTGTCCACTTGTGGATAATTCCTCTAGTAACGGGTATTCCCCCGTCTCATCCACAATGATGTCTAAAGCGATTTCAACATGTTCCTTGCATACTTTTTTTTCCACAGTTTTTCCTCCTTAAAAAAGAAGCGTCGCCGCTTCTTTATGTTGCTTCAGTTAAGGTCGCCTCGGTTTCTCTTGCTTCCCCGCGACGTAAATACTCAATCGTAATCGTATCACCGACCGTCGCATCGCGATACAACGCATCACGTAAATCGACGTATCGTTTGATCTCCCGGTCTCCGATTTTTGTGATGACGTCCCCGACCCGAAGTCCCGCTTCTTCAGCCGGACTACCCGGTGTCACCTCTTCGACGAAGACACCGTCTTCCTGGTCGAATGAGATTCCATACTCTTCCCGGATGTTACCAGGTACGGCGATGACTTCCTGAATCGTGACCCCGAGCTGAGCCCGTGTCACCTTACCGTCGCGTTCTAACATGTCAATGACCGGTAGCGCCACGTTGACGGGAATGGAGAATCCGACCCCTTCTACGCTCGCCTCGGCGATTTTCATCGAATTGATTCCGACAAGCTCTCCACGAATGTTGATCAAGGCACCACCCGAATTTCCCGGGTTGATGGCCGCATCCGTCTGAATGACTTCCGCGTTATAATCCATCAAGCCGTCGCTGTTCGTATCGACCGGCACCGTCCGCTCGACACCACTGACGATACCACGGGTGACCGAGTTTGAGAAGACACCGAGCGGATTTCCGATGGCCATGACGGTCTCGCCGGCCTGTAGGACGGTAGAGTCACCGAGAACAATCGGCTCCACATCGATATTTTTCGGCAGTTCAACTTCGGCGACAGCCAAGTCGTTAAGCGGGTCTTCGCCTAAAATGGTTGCCGATGCGATTTGACCATCGGAGAAGGCGATGTTGACCTCGTCCGCTTCTTCGATGACGTGGAAGTTCGTGACGATATAAGCCGTGTTTCCTTCTACTTTATAAATGACGCCAGAGCCGGCACCCGCCTCCCACTGCGAGTCCGAGGTGAAGGCGCGCTGGATATTCGTGATGCTGACGACGGACGTCTTGGCACCAAGTACGGCCGTCGTCACGTCCGATTCTGTGACGGTGACGGCCTGTTCGGTCCGTGTCAGTTCATTCGTCACAAAACGAGAGGTCGGCGAATCCCAGAGCATCACAATGACAAAAAACAAAGCCGCTCCTAAGAATCCGCCAACCCCTCCGAGTAACAACGGTTTTATATTTGGTCTCGGCTTATGGCGTACGTGCTCCTCTTGCTTCGGTCGCCATTCGCTCCGAGATGGGTACGTCGATTGTTGTTCGTTTGTTTCATTTGCTTCGTGTGCTTCAGGTTCGACGTCTTGAGGTTCATACTCATGGTGTCTCTCTTCGTTCACGACGCGTCCCCCCTTCAAGACAGTGTGATACCTGTCTTTTCCCAAGTTTCCTTATAAAGAAACGAGTGAAGTGGGGTTTGTCGGGTCCGTGTCGCACAATTTGATTCGATTTAAATCGATATCTCGCATGCCGAGTGTTTGCGAGACGCTCATTTGCGCGAGCTCCTTCATGTTGTTGTCCTTGCTCAAGTGGGCCAAATAGATCCGTTTCGTCTGGTCACCGATGACCTCACTCATCGCGATGGCCGCGTCTTCGTTCGAGACGTGCCCATAATCGCCGAGGATACGTCGTTTGACACTCCATGGATAACGCCCCATCTGGA encodes:
- a CDS encoding S1C family serine protease — its product is MNEERHHEYEPQDVEPEAHEANETNEQQSTYPSRSEWRPKQEEHVRHKPRPNIKPLLLGGVGGFLGAALFFVIVMLWDSPTSRFVTNELTRTEQAVTVTESDVTTAVLGAKTSVVSITNIQRAFTSDSQWEAGAGSGVIYKVEGNTAYIVTNFHVIEEADEVNIAFSDGQIASATILGEDPLNDLAVAEVELPKNIDVEPIVLGDSTVLQAGETVMAIGNPLGVFSNSVTRGIVSGVERTVPVDTNSDGLMDYNAEVIQTDAAINPGNSGGALINIRGELVGINSMKIAEASVEGVGFSIPVNVALPVIDMLERDGKVTRAQLGVTIQEVIAVPGNIREEYGISFDQEDGVFVEEVTPGSPAEEAGLRVGDVITKIGDREIKRYVDLRDALYRDATVGDTITIEYLRRGEARETEATLTEAT
- the rlmH gene encoding 23S rRNA (pseudouridine(1915)-N(3))-methyltransferase RlmH; its protein translation is MNISIITVGKLKEKYLKQGIAEYTKRLSTYAKVQEIEVSDEKAPEHLSEADMLLVKQKEGERILAKISPDTHVIALAIQGKQRTSEEFARELDQLATYGKSKIAFVIGGSLGLSDDVMKRANDTISFSKMTFPHQLMKLVLCEQIYRAYRINRNEPYHK
- a CDS encoding CxxH/CxxC protein, giving the protein MEKKVCKEHVEIALDIIVDETGEYPLLEELSTSGQVACEFCDADATYVVSSKN